One Salvia splendens isolate huo1 chromosome 12, SspV2, whole genome shotgun sequence genomic window carries:
- the LOC121757429 gene encoding agamous-like MADS-box protein AGL80 yields the protein MGRSKLKMEMIEEEKSRILTMKKRKKGLIKKLHQLTTLCDIPACMIFHDPTTNSTSAWPEEDPDQVRSLIEAYKAKKNDPSGGVREYLLSNFFDQRQGQAEEELEKLRKNNVEGMFPTWDDRLNFMDEAQLRELAATVRGKAENHNQQRRKERKHCGEGGGASSKAAMADREALIGSRSQSRRNGAKAPWSSAITH from the coding sequence ATGGGTCGCAGCAAACTGAAGATGGAGATGATTGAGGAGGAGAAATCAAGAATCCTTACTATGAAGAAGCGAAAGAAAGGGCTAATCAAGAAACTCCACCAACTCACCACGCTCTGCGACATCCCCGCATGCATGATCTTCCACGACCCCACCACCAATTCCACCTCAGCCTGGCCGGAGGAGGATCCTGACCAGGTCCGCAGCCTCATCGAAGCCTACAAGGCCAAGAAAAATGACCCCAGTGGCGGAGTAAGGGAGTACTTGCTGTCGAATTTCTTCGACCAGCGGCAGGGGCAAGCCGAGGAGGAGCTCGAGAAGCTGCGGAAGAATAATGTGGAGGGCATGTTTCCGACGTGGGATGATCGCCTCAACTTCATGGATGAGGCCCAGTTGAGGGAATTGGCTGCCACGGTGCGCGGCAAGGCCGAGAACCACAACCAGCAGAGGAGGAAAGAAAGAAAGCATTGTGGCGAAGGAGGTGGAGCCAGTAGTAAGGCCGCAATGGCTGATAGAGAAGCGTTGATCGGCTCAAGAAGCCAATCACGGAGGAACGGAGCAAAGGCTCCATGGAGTTCAGCGATTACTCACTGA
- the LOC121757351 gene encoding transcription factor MYB63-like gives MNPPCKDSFLISLKAYFVFFFLCERERMGRGRAPCCDKTKVRTGPWSPAEDLRLMNFIGKHGHSNWRALPKQAGLLRCGKSCRLRWINYLRPDVKRGNFTPDEENTIIQLHNSIGNKWSKIASCLPGRTDNEIKNVWNTHLKKRVDKKTDDQENSITTAATTTKLPPLSKESPSSSCMSDPKQPETGGGDDDLWHVLDSLDPIQLHPTKEDGGGNELVQEVEIGKWLRILENELGLAAHQPESATDLGIYNSTYLPNLDSFTF, from the exons aTGAATCCACCATGCAAGGATAGTTTTCTCATTTCTCTAAAAGCCTActttgttttcttcttcttgtgtgagagagagagaatgggtAGAGGCAGAGCCCCGTGTTGCGATAAGACGAAGGTGAGGACCGGTCCATGGAGCCCGGCTGAGGATTTGAGGCTTATGAATTTCATTGGGAAACACGGCCACAGTAACTGGCGCGCTCTCCCTAAACAAGCCG GTCTATTGCGATGTGGAAAGAGCTGCCGATTGAGGTGGATTAATTACCTAAGACCTGACGTCAAACGAGGCAACTTCACACCAGATGAAGAAAATACAATCATCCAACTCCATAATTCTATTGGAAACAA GTGGTCCAAGATCGCGTCTTGTCTGCCGGGAAGAACAGACAACGAGATAAAGAACGTGTGGAACACGCACTTAAAGAAAAGAGTCGATAAGAAAACCGATGATCAGGAAAATTCCATcaccaccgccgccaccaccaccaaacTACCTCCACTCTCCAAAGAGTCTCCATCATCTTCTTGTATGTCCGATCCGAAACAACCGGAAACGggcggaggagacgacgacctCTGGCACGTGCTGGACTCACTGGACCCCATACAATTACACCCCACCAAAGAGGATGGTGGAGGGAATGAGCTTGTCCAAGAAGTAGAAATTGGGAAGTGGTTGAGAATCTTGGAGAATGAACTTGGACTAGCTGCTCATCAACCTGAATCTGCAACTGATCTCGGAATCTACAACTCAACCTATCTACCAAATTTGGACAGTTTCACTTTTTAA